The following proteins are co-located in the Desulfatitalea tepidiphila genome:
- a CDS encoding DUF3783 domain-containing protein, translating into MTDASFEKIGRSDKCLYGPRKLLLCGFPIDAQSKFKMLLDMLGLKSIPLVWTGEQDSETRLAELMQRSDGSGEGIPSELPRAIILAGVAENELHRLMSGCRQAGMQKSLWATLTPTSEGWTLGALLTELAAENRAMAARTPNRK; encoded by the coding sequence ATGACCGACGCAAGTTTCGAGAAAATCGGACGATCCGACAAATGCCTGTACGGACCACGCAAGCTGTTGCTGTGTGGATTCCCGATCGACGCACAATCCAAGTTTAAAATGTTGTTGGATATGCTGGGACTGAAAAGCATACCCCTGGTATGGACAGGAGAACAGGACAGCGAAACGAGATTGGCCGAGCTCATGCAGAGATCGGACGGCAGCGGCGAAGGCATCCCGTCGGAATTGCCGCGAGCCATAATTTTAGCAGGTGTGGCGGAAAATGAACTCCACCGGTTGATGTCGGGTTGCCGCCAGGCCGGCATGCAAAAATCCTTGTGGGCCACCTTGACCCCCACCTCGGAGGGATGGACCCTTGGGGCGTTGCTGACCGAACTCGCGGCCG
- a CDS encoding O-methyltransferase, which translates to MNTMIASPLDYFRQWIPRRPDIFLHLETEAQEEQIPIVGPVVGRLLYLLARLKNARNILELGTATGYSTLFLAEACHTQNGRVLSLEMNEALAQRARNNIQNAGLDHVVDVICANVLETLPALEGPVDMIFMDIEKADYVRTLPECHRLLAPGGLLVVDNTGFKDADPFNRVMHKDPRFQSVNLWAFLPTHSPEHDGICIAIKNRSQWSKIETAVNQ; encoded by the coding sequence ATGAACACCATGATAGCGTCCCCTCTCGATTACTTCAGACAATGGATACCGCGACGGCCCGACATATTCCTTCATCTGGAAACCGAAGCCCAAGAGGAGCAAATCCCCATCGTCGGGCCTGTAGTCGGCCGCCTGCTCTATTTGCTGGCTCGCTTGAAGAACGCCAGAAACATCCTCGAATTGGGCACGGCCACCGGCTATTCGACGCTATTTTTGGCAGAGGCGTGCCATACCCAAAATGGCCGGGTCCTGTCGCTGGAAATGAACGAAGCGTTGGCCCAACGTGCCCGCAACAACATTCAAAACGCCGGGTTGGATCATGTCGTTGACGTAATCTGCGCCAATGTACTTGAGACTTTGCCTGCGCTGGAGGGACCGGTGGATATGATTTTTATGGACATCGAAAAGGCAGACTATGTGCGGACACTTCCCGAATGCCATCGCCTGCTGGCACCCGGTGGTCTTCTCGTGGTGGACAATACCGGTTTCAAGGATGCGGATCCATTCAACCGGGTCATGCACAAAGATCCGCGCTTTCAATCGGTGAATCTGTGGGCATTTTTACCAACCCATTCACCTGAGCATGATGGCATATGCATTGCCATTAAAAACCGATCGCAATGGTCAAAGATTGAGACAGCCGTAAATCAGTGA
- the mutM gene encoding bifunctional DNA-formamidopyrimidine glycosylase/DNA-(apurinic or apyrimidinic site) lyase, translating into MPELPEVQTIVNDLIGAGIVGQKIIDVSVFWPATIAMPSQSDFVRQLRGQPINAVYRRGKFIVFQLTGPRILAVHLRMTGRFFLAEGRALRLPHVHVVMTLCGGRILCFHDTRKFGRFYLIDDPEQFLGALGSEPLSRGFTAQKLADALAGRKRQIKPLLLDQTFIAGLGNIYVDEALWAAGIHPLRRSDALTMPEVRDLHAAIRRVLRQGLKNRGTTLGSGQGNFASLGTARGANARLLKVFRRTGQPCHRCGQAVERIIVGQRSTHLCKGCQI; encoded by the coding sequence GTGCCTGAATTACCTGAAGTCCAGACCATCGTAAACGATTTGATCGGAGCGGGGATTGTTGGACAGAAGATCATCGATGTCAGCGTGTTTTGGCCGGCTACGATCGCGATGCCGTCCCAGTCGGATTTCGTAAGGCAACTACGCGGGCAACCGATCAATGCCGTTTATCGCCGCGGAAAATTCATTGTTTTTCAACTGACAGGTCCTCGGATACTTGCCGTTCATCTGAGAATGACCGGTCGATTTTTCCTGGCCGAGGGGCGGGCCCTTCGACTCCCGCATGTGCACGTGGTCATGACACTTTGTGGTGGCCGAATCCTCTGTTTCCATGACACCAGAAAATTCGGTCGTTTTTATTTGATCGATGACCCGGAACAGTTCTTGGGTGCGCTGGGCTCTGAACCGTTATCGCGTGGATTTACCGCTCAAAAACTGGCCGATGCTCTTGCCGGTCGCAAGCGGCAGATCAAACCGTTGCTCCTGGATCAAACCTTCATTGCGGGGCTGGGGAATATTTATGTCGACGAGGCCTTGTGGGCGGCCGGGATTCACCCCCTGCGCAGGTCGGACGCATTGACGATGCCGGAGGTTCGCGACCTGCACGCAGCCATTCGCCGGGTATTGCGGCAGGGACTGAAAAACAGGGGGACGACACTGGGGAGCGGACAGGGTAATTTTGCTTCCTTGGGCACGGCTCGGGGTGCCAACGCAAGGCTGCTTAAGGTGTTTCGCAGGACAGGACAACCCTGCCACCGATGCGGGCAGGCGGTGGAGCGCATCATCGTGGGGCAACGCAGTACGCATCTGTGTAAGGGATGTCAGATATAG
- a CDS encoding uracil-DNA glycosylase family protein: protein MSTPPSRIDAIFDNLMRHVDGLKFGPPVAFVYNPLLYAKSSHLEYWHRYGAGPKEIMLLGMNPGPWGMVQTGVPFGDVEMVTGWLGMRGPVDPPPRQHPKRPISGFDCRRSEVSGKRLWGWARERFVTPQRFFERFWVANYCPLAFLEATGRNRTPDKLPAREKVPLLAACDEALIQIVAELRPSIVVGVGGFAAAQAMRALHDVNVRVGQITHPSPANPKANAGWRERIESEFQLMGIVV, encoded by the coding sequence ATGTCAACTCCCCCATCGCGTATCGATGCCATTTTTGACAACCTGATGCGACACGTCGACGGGCTCAAGTTCGGACCACCGGTTGCATTTGTTTACAATCCGCTCCTATATGCAAAAAGCAGCCACCTCGAATATTGGCACCGTTATGGGGCCGGGCCGAAGGAGATCATGCTTCTCGGTATGAATCCGGGACCATGGGGCATGGTGCAAACCGGGGTCCCTTTTGGCGATGTCGAGATGGTCACGGGCTGGTTGGGCATGCGTGGACCGGTCGACCCGCCACCGCGGCAGCATCCCAAGCGTCCCATCAGCGGTTTTGACTGCCGGCGGTCTGAAGTCAGCGGCAAGCGCCTATGGGGATGGGCTCGCGAGCGATTCGTAACGCCGCAACGCTTCTTCGAACGGTTCTGGGTCGCAAACTATTGCCCATTGGCCTTTCTGGAGGCAACCGGTCGCAACCGCACACCAGACAAGTTGCCGGCCAGAGAAAAAGTGCCCCTTTTGGCCGCCTGTGACGAGGCATTGATTCAAATCGTGGCTGAGCTGCGTCCCTCGATCGTGGTGGGTGTCGGCGGATTCGCTGCGGCCCAGGCCATGCGCGCACTGCACGATGTGAACGTGCGGGTGGGACAAATCACACACCCCAGTCCGGCCAATCCCAAGGCCAATGCAGGTTGGCGTGAGCGGATCGAAAGTGAGTTCCAACTGATGGGAATTGTTGTTTAA
- a CDS encoding geranylgeranyl reductase family protein, whose product MSRPLVFDIAVVGAGPAGATAAWLLARQGFQVGLIDKQVFPRAKVCAGLLTCKTTRLLEELFHTNIDQLNNDRVIDHSCGKYRIFYRESEIARGHLDTPFHFTDRRTYDTYWVTRARAAGANIQTPAKVVRVDHEEGLLDLSDGQRIKAQIIIGADGVWSKVRSALQQTPAAWKRWTLNLAGTVETRLPYNDQRLRPSFAALHFGHVPWGYGWSFPGATHQTIGMCFLPRHHKRSIKRAFKSFLALNGIGRDAIYQVIHSHPLPYGNYLQCPATKRALLIGDACGLADPLLGEGIYYAHLSAALAAQAITDCAPDWHKAAGSYAKQLNEKILKELRWIRAFRNALFLGGHHRRYRGLKLCLQLFPKPFEAAVQGTRSFRRLWCAQRSSGRLSPF is encoded by the coding sequence GTGAGCCGGCCCCTCGTCTTCGACATCGCAGTGGTTGGCGCGGGACCGGCCGGTGCCACGGCCGCCTGGTTGTTAGCTCGCCAAGGCTTCCAGGTTGGCCTGATCGACAAGCAGGTTTTCCCACGCGCCAAGGTATGCGCCGGCTTGTTGACCTGCAAAACCACCCGGCTCCTCGAAGAGCTGTTCCATACGAATATCGACCAATTGAATAACGATCGGGTCATCGACCATTCCTGCGGGAAATACCGTATCTTTTACCGCGAATCCGAGATCGCCCGGGGGCATCTCGACACCCCTTTTCACTTTACCGATCGCCGCACCTATGACACCTATTGGGTGACGCGGGCCAGGGCCGCCGGAGCAAATATACAAACACCCGCGAAAGTCGTCCGCGTCGATCATGAAGAGGGCCTGCTCGACCTATCGGACGGGCAGCGGATCAAGGCCCAAATCATCATTGGCGCCGATGGGGTCTGGAGCAAGGTGCGCAGTGCGCTTCAACAGACCCCTGCCGCGTGGAAGAGATGGACGTTGAACCTGGCCGGCACCGTGGAGACCCGTTTGCCTTATAATGACCAAAGACTGCGTCCATCTTTCGCAGCCCTTCATTTTGGCCATGTGCCATGGGGATATGGCTGGTCGTTTCCCGGCGCCACCCATCAGACCATTGGCATGTGCTTTCTGCCACGCCACCATAAGCGCTCAATCAAGCGCGCCTTCAAATCATTTCTGGCATTGAACGGCATCGGTCGGGACGCAATTTACCAAGTCATACACAGCCATCCCCTGCCCTATGGCAACTATCTCCAGTGCCCCGCGACAAAAAGGGCGCTTCTGATCGGGGATGCGTGCGGCCTCGCCGACCCGCTGCTCGGCGAAGGAATCTATTATGCCCATCTCAGTGCCGCCCTGGCCGCCCAGGCGATCACCGATTGTGCGCCTGACTGGCACAAAGCAGCCGGTTCATATGCCAAACAGTTGAATGAAAAAATCTTGAAGGAGTTACGGTGGATCAGGGCTTTTCGAAACGCCCTCTTTTTAGGCGGGCATCATCGCCGTTACCGGGGTCTGAAGTTGTGTCTTCAGCTGTTCCCCAAACCCTTTGAAGCGGCGGTGCAAGGCACGCGTTCCTTCAGACGCCTTTGGTGCGCGCAAAGGTCATCGGGTCGTTTGTCTCCATTTTAA
- a CDS encoding RluA family pseudouridine synthase, whose translation MQISRQASIDPMTATLHEVTFGPGCPDTACDALAARTGLSKSSIKQAMIKGAVWLCRSKSKPRRLRKATTILKAGDTLQLYYDPAILAVSPPIADCVRDLGHYTIWFKPAGLLTQGTRYGDHCSLARQVEQYFKMKRNVFLVHRIDREASGLVILAHNQPAAAKISGLLQKNRIEKEYAVWVRGDLTQSPSNGRIDLDLDGKTALTRFRFIRYDPEKDRTLVHAQIHTGRLHQIRRHFSHIGFPVMGDPRYGRGNHCPEGLQLVAFRIALDCPFGNGHIEAKINLKGFET comes from the coding sequence GTGCAAATTTCCCGCCAGGCCAGCATCGATCCAATGACCGCCACCCTACATGAAGTGACCTTCGGCCCAGGTTGCCCCGATACGGCTTGCGATGCCTTGGCAGCGCGAACCGGCTTATCCAAATCGTCCATCAAACAAGCCATGATCAAAGGCGCCGTGTGGTTGTGCCGGTCCAAATCCAAGCCACGACGACTACGAAAGGCCACCACGATTCTTAAAGCCGGCGACACGTTACAGCTATATTATGACCCGGCGATCCTGGCCGTCTCTCCGCCGATTGCGGATTGTGTCCGAGATCTGGGGCACTATACAATCTGGTTCAAACCCGCCGGTCTCCTGACCCAGGGAACGCGCTATGGCGATCACTGTTCACTGGCCCGCCAGGTCGAGCAGTATTTCAAAATGAAACGGAACGTCTTTCTGGTTCACCGAATCGATCGGGAGGCGTCCGGGCTGGTCATCTTGGCTCACAACCAGCCGGCCGCAGCCAAAATTTCGGGCCTCTTACAAAAAAACCGTATTGAAAAAGAGTATGCGGTGTGGGTGCGGGGAGATTTGACCCAAAGCCCCTCCAATGGCCGCATCGACCTCGATCTGGACGGGAAAACGGCACTCACCCGGTTCCGTTTCATCCGCTATGATCCAGAAAAGGACCGGACCTTGGTCCATGCTCAGATCCATACCGGGCGCCTGCATCAGATTCGTCGCCATTTCTCGCACATCGGCTTTCCGGTCATGGGCGATCCGCGTTATGGACGAGGCAACCACTGCCCCGAGGGGTTGCAACTCGTCGCCTTCCGAATCGCCCTTGATTGCCCTTTTGGCAACGGACACATTGAAGCGAAAATCAACCTCAAGGGGTTTGAAACGTGA